One window of the Vigna radiata var. radiata cultivar VC1973A chromosome 1, Vradiata_ver6, whole genome shotgun sequence genome contains the following:
- the LOC111241410 gene encoding CASP-like protein 4D1, protein MVTKAVANSMLFLRIVTLAASAASVALLFTNKVRFDDGTQLRFQDFYAFRYEAVVGIIGGAYCILQLPFAIYYSVQQKRLIRNGCLPEFDFFGDKVISVLLGTGVGVGFGVSLEFKKFFDDLFDSAGVLKSDPTRKAYDRFFVRAIVASAILLAACLSMIIVSLISSINRNRSKGFFN, encoded by the exons ATGGTGACAAAAGCTGTGGCcaactcaatgctttttcttagGATTGTTACTCTGGCAGCCTCAGCTGCATCTGTGGCCTTACTCTTTACTAACAAAGTCAGATTTGATGATGGAACACAGCTCAGATTTCAAGATTTCTATGCCTTCag GTATGAAGCTGTGGTTGGAATAATTGGTGGTGCATATTGTATATTGCAGCTACCATTTGCCATATATTATTCAGTACAGCAGAAGAGGTTGATACGCAATGGATGCTTGCCTGAATTTGACTTCTTTGGAGACAAG GTAATTTCTGTTCTTCTAGGCACAGGGGTTGGTGTAGGTTTTGGAGTGTCTTTGGAATTTAAAAAGTTCTTCGATGACTTATTTGACTCTGCGGGTGTCCTAAAGAGTGACCCTACAAGGAAGGCATATGACAGGTTTTTTGTTCGAGCGATTGTGGCTTCTGCTATTCTCCTTGCTGCATGCCTTTCTATGATCATCGTTTCTCTTATTTCCTCCATCAATCGAAATCGAAGCAAAggcttttttaattaa
- the LOC106756806 gene encoding CASP-like protein 4D1: MVTKSVANSILALRIVALATSAASMALLVTNTYKFQNGAEVKYQDFSSYSLVVAMAVVACAYSILQLPFAIYYAVRHKRLINSGFLRKFDLYADQVISLCLGVAIGAGFALSVELKKFIEDDVKASDDFKGTYNDILIRGFISSAFLLVTFFSMAILSFISSKNRPRQQPNPSLPIFSPI, from the exons ATGGTGACCAAAAGTGTGGCTAACTCAATCCTTGCGTTGAGGATAGTTGCTCTTGCAACTTCAGCTGCATCAATGGCCTTACTCGTTACCAACACCTACAAATTTCAAAACGGTGCAGAGGTCAAATATCAAGATTTCAGTTCATACAg CCTTGTGGTAGCTATGGCAGTAGTTGCGTGTGCATATTCTATACTGCAGCTTCCATTTGCCATATACTATGCAGTACGACACAAGAGGCTCATAAACAGTGGATTCTTGCGAAAATTTGACTTATATGCAGACCAG GTAATTAGTCTGTGTCTTGGCGTAGCCATTGGTGCTGGTTTTGCATTGTCTGTGGAATTAAAGAAGTTCATCGAGGATGATGTCAAAGCTTCGGATGATTTTAAGGGCACATACAACGATATTTTGATTCGAGGATTCATTTCTTCTGCTTTTCTTCTCGTCACCTTCTTCTCCATGGCTATCCTTTCATTCATTTCCTCCAAGAATCGACCCAGACAGCAACCCAATCCCTCCCTACCTATATTTTCTCCtatctaa
- the LOC106768497 gene encoding methylecgonone reductase-like has protein sequence MEAKTIPEVVLNSGHKMPNLGFGTGTVPLPPPNVLIPAFIEAIKAGYRHFDTAAYYGSEEPLGQAIAHALDQGLIKSRSELFVTSKLWCTEAHPGLVLPSLKSSLQRMGLEYVDLYLIHFPVRLRQGVKGLNYGKDDILPLDMKGTWEDMEQCSKLGLAKSIGVSNFGVKKLSQLLQNAIITPAVNQVEMNAAWKQENVRKFCKERGIHVTAWSPLGANGAVWGSLAVMDSPILKDIAYKSGKSVAQVALRWIIEEGATPIVKSFNSERMKQNLKIFDWELSESDSEKIKEIPQHRGFKGERFVSEFGPFKTFEELWE, from the exons ATGGAGGCAAAGACAATCCCAGAAGTGGTGCTGAACTCAGGGCATAAGATGCCCAATTTGGGTTTTGGCACAGGAACAGTGCCATTACCACCACCGAATGTGCTCATTCCTGCATTCATTGAAGCCATTAAAGCTGGCTACAGACACTTTGACACTGCAGCATATTATGGTTCTGAGGAACCTCTTGGTCAAGCAATAGCACATGCACTGGATCAAGGTCTCATCAAAAGCCGTAGTGAACTATTTGTCACCTCCAAACTCTGGTGCACTGAAGCTCATCCCGGTCTTGTTCTTCCATCACTCAAGAGTTCATTACA GAGAATGGGCCTAGAGTATGTGGATCTTTACCTAATCCATTTTCCAGTGAGGCTGAGGCAAGGAGTTAAAGGATTAAATTACGGCAAAGATGACATTCTTCCTTTGGACATGAAAGGAACATGGGAAGACATGGAACAATGCTCTAAATTGGGTTTGGCCAAATCCATTGGTGTAAGCAATTTCGGGGTGAAAAAGCTTTCGCAACTTCTTCAGAATGCAATTATTACTCCTGCTGTTAATCAG GTGGAGATGAACGCAGCATGGAAACAGGAAAATGTGAGAAAATTCTGCAAAGAGAGAGGAATTCATGTAACTGCATGGTCTCCTCTGGGAGCCAATGGAGCTGTGTGGGGTTCCCTTGCTGTTATGGACAGTCCTATTCTGAAGGACATTGCATACAAATCAGGCAAGAGTGTGGCACAG GTTGCACTGAGGTGGATAATAGAGGAAGGTGCAACTCCAATAGTGAAGAGCTTCAACAGTGAGAGAATGAAGCAAAATCTTAAGATTTTCGATTGGGAGCTGAGTGAGAGTGACTCAGAGAAGATTAAAG